In Phycodurus eques isolate BA_2022a chromosome 23, UOR_Pequ_1.1, whole genome shotgun sequence, a genomic segment contains:
- the nhsl2 gene encoding NHS-like protein 2 isoform X1, protein MPFCKRAVLPRDLCKPGVGVRTSELFADLADVCAFTLASVLRQLSDLSRHSLGVLEELEGELASVCRRSGALEGRLGRVVDMLRKSPHTATVGLEAESVRRGGSSSRGDGGNHNHAGGGRRGSGEHGNGAVHFRSPWQQSVNVFGSWNRPECVEELHQQAQLNLQSLLQDFEEQLCDGKPPGQTFRHPPSQSSDDASLGSPGNKRPDFIFLPASKQLYEDETASSVFGLRCLASPSPSPSPSPRESDCPPSGWSAGPPVAEKPRWHLGRRTAASEGGGKFHGVDLLQHSVSPSPSPVGHFHQPRSLEPVTDTPHQNIALRKIYSNLDTASPSDIIVGQPGTMDHSGLLCSNTPSSTWNGPKGSTFSPEAWNEPYNYIAKKGPAVPPKQHSVIGHTGGGAQEGLMLVSNSQSISFSTTSGRQRYNVPGMERRSETEGSTADGGRGGAGGVETGRGRGMSARSLAAANAFKFRERSLSTPTDSGSFCFTEIGTEQPDGTLSSTGNGNVTSSEHQWQHHNFLGLGENYALLYPRGSSEDSASTTDTISVSASDYTAEGRLCLRSRSISLKKSKRKPPPPVRSVSLMKNLDQAKGRIHHEGGLHRDGRPKSLHIPRDHFPDFQPDFLLPTSRSGELGQGGPPDLEVRAPEREAEPTFPSHWQLGEWKSNDPYRSLSGSSTATGTTVIECMKVKGSSESLLNSPATSRATSPSHLLTETDVKPASPFKPPGLMSPSSGYSSQSETPTPTVPLSQAAGAGGVGSSGTTGCKLRPKIPERKSSLPSPKDPAARSRLSFEMPGNAHLELSSIKPKQKASRRHSDTSTSAKPGKTSPNSSQVLPMVTQNELKTIRLRSVSRGDLEDCPDGASDTIEEEQQCRDFEDDASPPPTLPKPKPPVSVKPPLPKRPLNLRLKSQSSTPTLTLDSPPASPVDRRVPLGNIYKVMKKPKPKKAQSQSLSNPSVIQDYNSMSTPQATYNQCLFDLPPLPDPQPLLEDPMLEPQFDAGLQLGPEDGGSLPSPCSNLEALEFQDKSKTLPSRMTISCLAELSDKKKPKVPPPVPKKPNVLLLPSSAHSSTNSGTDRQATPTDSPVGLPSPGDPFPPENIPISPEMSTRDENHLGADALTESSLHSSLLDSSLAEPEEKRAATGIEPDDGVASDKTVLHIVEETDEGFLASTPATHTTEDLFTIIHRSKRKVLGRKEPSDSFGSRQSLTSPVKQMNPTAGGGQRSSSRNENFMALLQKKGSKSSSAGTRVSAAELLKSTNPLARRVPELSGEGGEVQSGQGKVNDQ, encoded by the exons ATGCCTTTCTGCAAGCGTGCGGTCCTGCCGAGGGATTTGTGCAAGCCCGGCGTCGGCGTCAGGACGTCGGAGCTGTTCGCGGACCTGGCCGACGTGTGCGCCTTCACGCTGGCCTCGGTGCTCCGCCAACTTTCGGACCTGTCCCGACACTCGCTGGGCGTCCTGGAGGAGCTGGAGGGCGAGCTGGCGTCCGTGTGCCGCAGATCCGGCGCGCTGGAGGGCAGGCTGGGCCGGGTGGTCGACATGCTCCGCAAGAGCCCGCACACAG CCACCGTAGGACTCGAGGCGGAGAGCGTCAGGCGCGGAGGCAGCAGCAGCCGCGGCGACGGAGGCAACCACAACCACGCCGGAGGAGGACGGCGAGGAAGCGGCGAGCACGGCAACGGCGCGGTCCACTTCaggtctccatggcaacagagCGTGAACGTGTTTGGCTCCTGGAACAGACCCGAGTGTGTCGAAGAGCTCCACCAGCAGGCGCAGCTTAACCTCCAGAGCCTGCTGCAAG actttgaggaGCAGCTGTGCGACGGCAAGCCGCCAGGTCAGACGTTCCGCCATCCGCCCTCGCAGAGCTCCGACGACGCCTCGCTCGGCTCCCCCGGCAACAAGCGGCCCGACTTCATCTTTCTG CCGGCGTCCAAGCAGCTCTACGAAGATGAGACCGCCAGCTCGGTCTTCGGACTGAGGTGCCTGGCCAGCCCGTCTCCCTCGCCTTCTCCGTCCCCCCGCGAGTCCGATTGCCCCCCATCGGGCTGGAGCGCCGGACCGCCCGTCGCAGAGAAACCTCGCTGGCACCTTGGCAGACGCACGGCAGCAA GTGAAGGAGGAGGTAAATTCCATGGTGTGGACCTCCTGCAGCACTCTGTCTCCCCATCCCCCTCTCCAGTGGGGCACTTCCACCAGCCCCGCTCCCTGGAGCCTGTCACGGACACCCCTCACCAGAACATCGCCCTGAGGAAGATATACTCCAACCTCGACACCGCCTCGCCTTCAG ATATCATCGTGGGCCAACCTGGAACCATGGACCACTCTGGCCTGCTTTGCTCCAACACTCCCTCCAGCACCTGGAACGGACCGAAAGGCTCCACCTTCTCTCCCGAGGCTTGGAACGAGCCTTACAATTATATTGCCAAGAAAGGCCCGGCGGTTCCGCCCAAACAACACAGTGTCATTGGTCACACGGGAGGTGGGGCTCAGGAAGGCCTGATGTTAGTGAGCAACTCGCAGTCTATTTCCTTCTCTACCACTTCTGGGAGACAGAGGTACAACGTGCCAGGGATGGAGAGGAGGAGCGAGACTGAGGGGTCCACGGCGGACGGCGGGAGAGGTGGGGCTGGTGGCGTTGAGACGGGGAGGGGCAGGGGGATGTCCGCGCGCTCCTTAGCTGCGGCGAATGCGTTCAAGTTCCGGGAACGTTCTCTCTCCACGCCCACAGACTCTGGTTCCTTTTGCTTTACTGAGATTGGCACAGAGCAACCAGATGGGACTCTTTCATCCACAGGGAATGGGAATGTGACATCTTCAGAGCACCAGTGGCAGCATCATAACTTTTTGGGTCTCGGTGAGAATTACGCTCTCCTTTATCCCAGAGGGAGCTCAGAAGACAGCGCCAGTACCACCGACACTATCTCTGTTTCCGCGTCGGACTACACTGCTGAAGGACGCTTGTGCCTGCGCTCGCGGTCCATCTCGCTCAAGAAGTCCAAGCGCAAGCCACCGCCTCCAGTGAGGAGCGTCTCTCTCATGAAGAACCTCGACCAGGCTAAGGGAAGGATCCACCATGAGGGGGGTCTGCATCGGGATGGACGGCCAAAGAGCCTGCACATCCCCAGGGACCACTTCCCCGACTTTCAGCCCGATTTCCTTTTGCCCACCTCCAGATCAGGGGAGCTCGGCCAGGGAGGACCTCCCGACCTGGAGGTCCGTGCGCCAGAAAGGGAGGCAGAACCAACTTTCCCCTCTCACTGGCAGCTGGGAGAGTGGAAGAGCAATGACCCCTACAG GTCTTTATCGGGCTCCAGCACTGCAACGGGTACGACTGTGATTGAATGTATGAAAGTCAAAGGCAGTTCAGAGTCACTGCTCAACTCGCCCGCCACCTCCAGAGCCACGTCACCCTCGCACCTCCTTACGGAAACGGATGTCAAGCCCGCTTCGCCCTTCAAACCCCCTGGACTCATGTCTCCGTCAAGTGGCTATTCCAGTCAGTCGGAAACTCCCACCCCTACCGTGCCGCTCAGTCAGGCAGCAGGTGCGGGGGGAGTGGGGTCATCCGGGACAACGGGATGTAAGTTGCGGCCAAAGATTCCCGAAAGAAAATCTTCGCTACCGTCGCCGAAGGATCCTGCTGCTAGGTCCAGATTGTCCTTTGAGATGCCAGGGAATGCCCATCTGGAGCTGTCGTCAATCAAGCCAAAGCAAAAGGCCAGCAGGCGGCATTCAGACACGTCCACGTCCGCAAAACCTGGAAAAACTAGCCCCAACTCTTCGCAGGTCCTCCCGATGGTCACCCAGAACGAGCTGAAAACAATTCGGCTTCGTTCGGTCTCGCGAGGCGATCTGGAGGACTGCCCGGACGGTGCGTCGGACACCATCGAGGAAGAACAGCAGTGCAGAGACTTTGAAGATGACGCCAGCCCGCCTCCCACCCTACCTAAACCCAAGCCGCCCGTTTCTGTCAAACCCCCTCTTCCAAAACGGCCCCTTAACCTGCGTCTGAAGTCCCAGTCCTCCACGCCCACCCTCACCCTGGACTCGCCCCCAGCGTCGCCCGTGGACCGCCGTGTTCCCCTGGGCAACATTTACAAAGTCATGAAGAAACCCAAACCCAAAAAAGCTCAGTCACAAAGTCTTTCAAATCCATCCGTGATCCAAGATTATAATTCCATGTCCACCCCACAAGCCACCTATAACCAGTGCCTCTTTGACCTCCCGCCCCTTCCGGACCCCCAGCCTCTCCTGGAGGATCCCATGTTAGAGCCGCAATTTGATGCGGGCCTTCAACTCGGGCCAGAGGACGGCGGCTCGCTCCCTTCTCCTTGCAGCAATCTGGAGGCCCTGGAATTCCAGGACAAGAGCAAGACCCTTCCTTCAAGAATGACAATCTCCTGTCTGGCAGAGCTCTCTGACAAAAAGAAACCCAAG GTTCCACCCCCAGTGCCCAAGAAACCAAACGTCCTTCTTCTTCCTTCCTCCGCCCACTCCTCAACTAACAGCGGGACAGACCGCCAGGCCACACCGACCGACAGCCCGGTGGGCCTTCCGTCTCCCGGAGATCCTTTCCCCCCAGAAAACATTCCCATAAGTCCTGAAATGTCAACACGAGATGAGAATCACTTGGGAGCAGACGCTTTGACGGAGTCTTCACTTCACTCTTCCCTGCTGGATTCCTCCCTAGCGGAGCCGGAAGAGAAAAGGGCCGCCACGGGGATTGAGCCAG ATGATGGCGTGGCCAGTGACAAAACGGTGCTTCACATTGTGGAGGAAACGGATGAAGGCTTCCTggccagcacgcctgcaacacACACCACCGAAGACCTGTTCACCATCATACACAG GTCCAAGCGAAAGGTTCTGGGTCGCAAGGAGCCTTCCGATTCCTTCGGAAGCCGCCAGAGTCTGACGTCTCCGGTCAAGCAGATGAACCCCACCGCGGGCGGCGGCCAGAGGTCCAGCTCCCGCAACGAGAACTTCATGGCCCTGCTGCAGAAGAAGGGCAGCAAGTCTTCCAGCGCGGGGACCAGGGTGTCCGCTGCCGAACTTCTCAAAAGCACAAACCCCTTGGCGCGACGTGTCCCCGAGCTCTCCGGCGAGGGGGGAGAGGTCCAATCTGGCCAAGGCAAAGTCAACGATCAGTGA
- the nhsl2 gene encoding NHS-like protein 2 isoform X4, whose protein sequence is MSTVGLEAESVRRGGSSSRGDGGNHNHAGGGRRGSGEHGNGAVHFRSPWQQSVNVFGSWNRPECVEELHQQAQLNLQSLLQDFEEQLCDGKPPGQTFRHPPSQSSDDASLGSPGNKRPDFIFLPASKQLYEDETASSVFGLRCLASPSPSPSPSPRESDCPPSGWSAGPPVAEKPRWHLGRRTAASEGGGKFHGVDLLQHSVSPSPSPVGHFHQPRSLEPVTDTPHQNIALRKIYSNLDTASPSDIIVGQPGTMDHSGLLCSNTPSSTWNGPKGSTFSPEAWNEPYNYIAKKGPAVPPKQHSVIGHTGGGAQEGLMLVSNSQSISFSTTSGRQRYNVPGMERRSETEGSTADGGRGGAGGVETGRGRGMSARSLAAANAFKFRERSLSTPTDSGSFCFTEIGTEQPDGTLSSTGNGNVTSSEHQWQHHNFLGLGENYALLYPRGSSEDSASTTDTISVSASDYTAEGRLCLRSRSISLKKSKRKPPPPVRSVSLMKNLDQAKGRIHHEGGLHRDGRPKSLHIPRDHFPDFQPDFLLPTSRSGELGQGGPPDLEVRAPEREAEPTFPSHWQLGEWKSNDPYRSLSGSSTATGTTVIECMKVKGSSESLLNSPATSRATSPSHLLTETDVKPASPFKPPGLMSPSSGYSSQSETPTPTVPLSQAAGAGGVGSSGTTGCKLRPKIPERKSSLPSPKDPAARSRLSFEMPGNAHLELSSIKPKQKASRRHSDTSTSAKPGKTSPNSSQVLPMVTQNELKTIRLRSVSRGDLEDCPDGASDTIEEEQQCRDFEDDASPPPTLPKPKPPVSVKPPLPKRPLNLRLKSQSSTPTLTLDSPPASPVDRRVPLGNIYKVMKKPKPKKAQSQSLSNPSVIQDYNSMSTPQATYNQCLFDLPPLPDPQPLLEDPMLEPQFDAGLQLGPEDGGSLPSPCSNLEALEFQDKSKTLPSRMTISCLAELSDKKKPKVPPPVPKKPNVLLLPSSAHSSTNSGTDRQATPTDSPVGLPSPGDPFPPENIPISPEMSTRDENHLGADALTESSLHSSLLDSSLAEPEEKRAATGIEPDDGVASDKTVLHIVEETDEGFLASTPATHTTEDLFTIIHRSKRKVLGRKEPSDSFGSRQSLTSPVKQMNPTAGGGQRSSSRNENFMALLQKKGSKSSSAGTRVSAAELLKSTNPLARRVPELSGEGGEVQSGQGKVNDQ, encoded by the exons ATGT CCACCGTAGGACTCGAGGCGGAGAGCGTCAGGCGCGGAGGCAGCAGCAGCCGCGGCGACGGAGGCAACCACAACCACGCCGGAGGAGGACGGCGAGGAAGCGGCGAGCACGGCAACGGCGCGGTCCACTTCaggtctccatggcaacagagCGTGAACGTGTTTGGCTCCTGGAACAGACCCGAGTGTGTCGAAGAGCTCCACCAGCAGGCGCAGCTTAACCTCCAGAGCCTGCTGCAAG actttgaggaGCAGCTGTGCGACGGCAAGCCGCCAGGTCAGACGTTCCGCCATCCGCCCTCGCAGAGCTCCGACGACGCCTCGCTCGGCTCCCCCGGCAACAAGCGGCCCGACTTCATCTTTCTG CCGGCGTCCAAGCAGCTCTACGAAGATGAGACCGCCAGCTCGGTCTTCGGACTGAGGTGCCTGGCCAGCCCGTCTCCCTCGCCTTCTCCGTCCCCCCGCGAGTCCGATTGCCCCCCATCGGGCTGGAGCGCCGGACCGCCCGTCGCAGAGAAACCTCGCTGGCACCTTGGCAGACGCACGGCAGCAA GTGAAGGAGGAGGTAAATTCCATGGTGTGGACCTCCTGCAGCACTCTGTCTCCCCATCCCCCTCTCCAGTGGGGCACTTCCACCAGCCCCGCTCCCTGGAGCCTGTCACGGACACCCCTCACCAGAACATCGCCCTGAGGAAGATATACTCCAACCTCGACACCGCCTCGCCTTCAG ATATCATCGTGGGCCAACCTGGAACCATGGACCACTCTGGCCTGCTTTGCTCCAACACTCCCTCCAGCACCTGGAACGGACCGAAAGGCTCCACCTTCTCTCCCGAGGCTTGGAACGAGCCTTACAATTATATTGCCAAGAAAGGCCCGGCGGTTCCGCCCAAACAACACAGTGTCATTGGTCACACGGGAGGTGGGGCTCAGGAAGGCCTGATGTTAGTGAGCAACTCGCAGTCTATTTCCTTCTCTACCACTTCTGGGAGACAGAGGTACAACGTGCCAGGGATGGAGAGGAGGAGCGAGACTGAGGGGTCCACGGCGGACGGCGGGAGAGGTGGGGCTGGTGGCGTTGAGACGGGGAGGGGCAGGGGGATGTCCGCGCGCTCCTTAGCTGCGGCGAATGCGTTCAAGTTCCGGGAACGTTCTCTCTCCACGCCCACAGACTCTGGTTCCTTTTGCTTTACTGAGATTGGCACAGAGCAACCAGATGGGACTCTTTCATCCACAGGGAATGGGAATGTGACATCTTCAGAGCACCAGTGGCAGCATCATAACTTTTTGGGTCTCGGTGAGAATTACGCTCTCCTTTATCCCAGAGGGAGCTCAGAAGACAGCGCCAGTACCACCGACACTATCTCTGTTTCCGCGTCGGACTACACTGCTGAAGGACGCTTGTGCCTGCGCTCGCGGTCCATCTCGCTCAAGAAGTCCAAGCGCAAGCCACCGCCTCCAGTGAGGAGCGTCTCTCTCATGAAGAACCTCGACCAGGCTAAGGGAAGGATCCACCATGAGGGGGGTCTGCATCGGGATGGACGGCCAAAGAGCCTGCACATCCCCAGGGACCACTTCCCCGACTTTCAGCCCGATTTCCTTTTGCCCACCTCCAGATCAGGGGAGCTCGGCCAGGGAGGACCTCCCGACCTGGAGGTCCGTGCGCCAGAAAGGGAGGCAGAACCAACTTTCCCCTCTCACTGGCAGCTGGGAGAGTGGAAGAGCAATGACCCCTACAG GTCTTTATCGGGCTCCAGCACTGCAACGGGTACGACTGTGATTGAATGTATGAAAGTCAAAGGCAGTTCAGAGTCACTGCTCAACTCGCCCGCCACCTCCAGAGCCACGTCACCCTCGCACCTCCTTACGGAAACGGATGTCAAGCCCGCTTCGCCCTTCAAACCCCCTGGACTCATGTCTCCGTCAAGTGGCTATTCCAGTCAGTCGGAAACTCCCACCCCTACCGTGCCGCTCAGTCAGGCAGCAGGTGCGGGGGGAGTGGGGTCATCCGGGACAACGGGATGTAAGTTGCGGCCAAAGATTCCCGAAAGAAAATCTTCGCTACCGTCGCCGAAGGATCCTGCTGCTAGGTCCAGATTGTCCTTTGAGATGCCAGGGAATGCCCATCTGGAGCTGTCGTCAATCAAGCCAAAGCAAAAGGCCAGCAGGCGGCATTCAGACACGTCCACGTCCGCAAAACCTGGAAAAACTAGCCCCAACTCTTCGCAGGTCCTCCCGATGGTCACCCAGAACGAGCTGAAAACAATTCGGCTTCGTTCGGTCTCGCGAGGCGATCTGGAGGACTGCCCGGACGGTGCGTCGGACACCATCGAGGAAGAACAGCAGTGCAGAGACTTTGAAGATGACGCCAGCCCGCCTCCCACCCTACCTAAACCCAAGCCGCCCGTTTCTGTCAAACCCCCTCTTCCAAAACGGCCCCTTAACCTGCGTCTGAAGTCCCAGTCCTCCACGCCCACCCTCACCCTGGACTCGCCCCCAGCGTCGCCCGTGGACCGCCGTGTTCCCCTGGGCAACATTTACAAAGTCATGAAGAAACCCAAACCCAAAAAAGCTCAGTCACAAAGTCTTTCAAATCCATCCGTGATCCAAGATTATAATTCCATGTCCACCCCACAAGCCACCTATAACCAGTGCCTCTTTGACCTCCCGCCCCTTCCGGACCCCCAGCCTCTCCTGGAGGATCCCATGTTAGAGCCGCAATTTGATGCGGGCCTTCAACTCGGGCCAGAGGACGGCGGCTCGCTCCCTTCTCCTTGCAGCAATCTGGAGGCCCTGGAATTCCAGGACAAGAGCAAGACCCTTCCTTCAAGAATGACAATCTCCTGTCTGGCAGAGCTCTCTGACAAAAAGAAACCCAAG GTTCCACCCCCAGTGCCCAAGAAACCAAACGTCCTTCTTCTTCCTTCCTCCGCCCACTCCTCAACTAACAGCGGGACAGACCGCCAGGCCACACCGACCGACAGCCCGGTGGGCCTTCCGTCTCCCGGAGATCCTTTCCCCCCAGAAAACATTCCCATAAGTCCTGAAATGTCAACACGAGATGAGAATCACTTGGGAGCAGACGCTTTGACGGAGTCTTCACTTCACTCTTCCCTGCTGGATTCCTCCCTAGCGGAGCCGGAAGAGAAAAGGGCCGCCACGGGGATTGAGCCAG ATGATGGCGTGGCCAGTGACAAAACGGTGCTTCACATTGTGGAGGAAACGGATGAAGGCTTCCTggccagcacgcctgcaacacACACCACCGAAGACCTGTTCACCATCATACACAG GTCCAAGCGAAAGGTTCTGGGTCGCAAGGAGCCTTCCGATTCCTTCGGAAGCCGCCAGAGTCTGACGTCTCCGGTCAAGCAGATGAACCCCACCGCGGGCGGCGGCCAGAGGTCCAGCTCCCGCAACGAGAACTTCATGGCCCTGCTGCAGAAGAAGGGCAGCAAGTCTTCCAGCGCGGGGACCAGGGTGTCCGCTGCCGAACTTCTCAAAAGCACAAACCCCTTGGCGCGACGTGTCCCCGAGCTCTCCGGCGAGGGGGGAGAGGTCCAATCTGGCCAAGGCAAAGTCAACGATCAGTGA
- the nhsl2 gene encoding NHS-like protein 2 isoform X2, whose amino-acid sequence MFWDRKASTGNPQRRPKGRHRPKSATATVGLEAESVRRGGSSSRGDGGNHNHAGGGRRGSGEHGNGAVHFRSPWQQSVNVFGSWNRPECVEELHQQAQLNLQSLLQDFEEQLCDGKPPGQTFRHPPSQSSDDASLGSPGNKRPDFIFLPASKQLYEDETASSVFGLRCLASPSPSPSPSPRESDCPPSGWSAGPPVAEKPRWHLGRRTAASEGGGKFHGVDLLQHSVSPSPSPVGHFHQPRSLEPVTDTPHQNIALRKIYSNLDTASPSDIIVGQPGTMDHSGLLCSNTPSSTWNGPKGSTFSPEAWNEPYNYIAKKGPAVPPKQHSVIGHTGGGAQEGLMLVSNSQSISFSTTSGRQRYNVPGMERRSETEGSTADGGRGGAGGVETGRGRGMSARSLAAANAFKFRERSLSTPTDSGSFCFTEIGTEQPDGTLSSTGNGNVTSSEHQWQHHNFLGLGENYALLYPRGSSEDSASTTDTISVSASDYTAEGRLCLRSRSISLKKSKRKPPPPVRSVSLMKNLDQAKGRIHHEGGLHRDGRPKSLHIPRDHFPDFQPDFLLPTSRSGELGQGGPPDLEVRAPEREAEPTFPSHWQLGEWKSNDPYRSLSGSSTATGTTVIECMKVKGSSESLLNSPATSRATSPSHLLTETDVKPASPFKPPGLMSPSSGYSSQSETPTPTVPLSQAAGAGGVGSSGTTGCKLRPKIPERKSSLPSPKDPAARSRLSFEMPGNAHLELSSIKPKQKASRRHSDTSTSAKPGKTSPNSSQVLPMVTQNELKTIRLRSVSRGDLEDCPDGASDTIEEEQQCRDFEDDASPPPTLPKPKPPVSVKPPLPKRPLNLRLKSQSSTPTLTLDSPPASPVDRRVPLGNIYKVMKKPKPKKAQSQSLSNPSVIQDYNSMSTPQATYNQCLFDLPPLPDPQPLLEDPMLEPQFDAGLQLGPEDGGSLPSPCSNLEALEFQDKSKTLPSRMTISCLAELSDKKKPKVPPPVPKKPNVLLLPSSAHSSTNSGTDRQATPTDSPVGLPSPGDPFPPENIPISPEMSTRDENHLGADALTESSLHSSLLDSSLAEPEEKRAATGIEPDDGVASDKTVLHIVEETDEGFLASTPATHTTEDLFTIIHRSKRKVLGRKEPSDSFGSRQSLTSPVKQMNPTAGGGQRSSSRNENFMALLQKKGSKSSSAGTRVSAAELLKSTNPLARRVPELSGEGGEVQSGQGKVNDQ is encoded by the exons ATGTTTTGGGACCGGAAGGCTAGTACGGGCAATCCACAAAGGCGGCCCAAAGGGAGACACAGACCCAAATCGGCAACAG CCACCGTAGGACTCGAGGCGGAGAGCGTCAGGCGCGGAGGCAGCAGCAGCCGCGGCGACGGAGGCAACCACAACCACGCCGGAGGAGGACGGCGAGGAAGCGGCGAGCACGGCAACGGCGCGGTCCACTTCaggtctccatggcaacagagCGTGAACGTGTTTGGCTCCTGGAACAGACCCGAGTGTGTCGAAGAGCTCCACCAGCAGGCGCAGCTTAACCTCCAGAGCCTGCTGCAAG actttgaggaGCAGCTGTGCGACGGCAAGCCGCCAGGTCAGACGTTCCGCCATCCGCCCTCGCAGAGCTCCGACGACGCCTCGCTCGGCTCCCCCGGCAACAAGCGGCCCGACTTCATCTTTCTG CCGGCGTCCAAGCAGCTCTACGAAGATGAGACCGCCAGCTCGGTCTTCGGACTGAGGTGCCTGGCCAGCCCGTCTCCCTCGCCTTCTCCGTCCCCCCGCGAGTCCGATTGCCCCCCATCGGGCTGGAGCGCCGGACCGCCCGTCGCAGAGAAACCTCGCTGGCACCTTGGCAGACGCACGGCAGCAA GTGAAGGAGGAGGTAAATTCCATGGTGTGGACCTCCTGCAGCACTCTGTCTCCCCATCCCCCTCTCCAGTGGGGCACTTCCACCAGCCCCGCTCCCTGGAGCCTGTCACGGACACCCCTCACCAGAACATCGCCCTGAGGAAGATATACTCCAACCTCGACACCGCCTCGCCTTCAG ATATCATCGTGGGCCAACCTGGAACCATGGACCACTCTGGCCTGCTTTGCTCCAACACTCCCTCCAGCACCTGGAACGGACCGAAAGGCTCCACCTTCTCTCCCGAGGCTTGGAACGAGCCTTACAATTATATTGCCAAGAAAGGCCCGGCGGTTCCGCCCAAACAACACAGTGTCATTGGTCACACGGGAGGTGGGGCTCAGGAAGGCCTGATGTTAGTGAGCAACTCGCAGTCTATTTCCTTCTCTACCACTTCTGGGAGACAGAGGTACAACGTGCCAGGGATGGAGAGGAGGAGCGAGACTGAGGGGTCCACGGCGGACGGCGGGAGAGGTGGGGCTGGTGGCGTTGAGACGGGGAGGGGCAGGGGGATGTCCGCGCGCTCCTTAGCTGCGGCGAATGCGTTCAAGTTCCGGGAACGTTCTCTCTCCACGCCCACAGACTCTGGTTCCTTTTGCTTTACTGAGATTGGCACAGAGCAACCAGATGGGACTCTTTCATCCACAGGGAATGGGAATGTGACATCTTCAGAGCACCAGTGGCAGCATCATAACTTTTTGGGTCTCGGTGAGAATTACGCTCTCCTTTATCCCAGAGGGAGCTCAGAAGACAGCGCCAGTACCACCGACACTATCTCTGTTTCCGCGTCGGACTACACTGCTGAAGGACGCTTGTGCCTGCGCTCGCGGTCCATCTCGCTCAAGAAGTCCAAGCGCAAGCCACCGCCTCCAGTGAGGAGCGTCTCTCTCATGAAGAACCTCGACCAGGCTAAGGGAAGGATCCACCATGAGGGGGGTCTGCATCGGGATGGACGGCCAAAGAGCCTGCACATCCCCAGGGACCACTTCCCCGACTTTCAGCCCGATTTCCTTTTGCCCACCTCCAGATCAGGGGAGCTCGGCCAGGGAGGACCTCCCGACCTGGAGGTCCGTGCGCCAGAAAGGGAGGCAGAACCAACTTTCCCCTCTCACTGGCAGCTGGGAGAGTGGAAGAGCAATGACCCCTACAG GTCTTTATCGGGCTCCAGCACTGCAACGGGTACGACTGTGATTGAATGTATGAAAGTCAAAGGCAGTTCAGAGTCACTGCTCAACTCGCCCGCCACCTCCAGAGCCACGTCACCCTCGCACCTCCTTACGGAAACGGATGTCAAGCCCGCTTCGCCCTTCAAACCCCCTGGACTCATGTCTCCGTCAAGTGGCTATTCCAGTCAGTCGGAAACTCCCACCCCTACCGTGCCGCTCAGTCAGGCAGCAGGTGCGGGGGGAGTGGGGTCATCCGGGACAACGGGATGTAAGTTGCGGCCAAAGATTCCCGAAAGAAAATCTTCGCTACCGTCGCCGAAGGATCCTGCTGCTAGGTCCAGATTGTCCTTTGAGATGCCAGGGAATGCCCATCTGGAGCTGTCGTCAATCAAGCCAAAGCAAAAGGCCAGCAGGCGGCATTCAGACACGTCCACGTCCGCAAAACCTGGAAAAACTAGCCCCAACTCTTCGCAGGTCCTCCCGATGGTCACCCAGAACGAGCTGAAAACAATTCGGCTTCGTTCGGTCTCGCGAGGCGATCTGGAGGACTGCCCGGACGGTGCGTCGGACACCATCGAGGAAGAACAGCAGTGCAGAGACTTTGAAGATGACGCCAGCCCGCCTCCCACCCTACCTAAACCCAAGCCGCCCGTTTCTGTCAAACCCCCTCTTCCAAAACGGCCCCTTAACCTGCGTCTGAAGTCCCAGTCCTCCACGCCCACCCTCACCCTGGACTCGCCCCCAGCGTCGCCCGTGGACCGCCGTGTTCCCCTGGGCAACATTTACAAAGTCATGAAGAAACCCAAACCCAAAAAAGCTCAGTCACAAAGTCTTTCAAATCCATCCGTGATCCAAGATTATAATTCCATGTCCACCCCACAAGCCACCTATAACCAGTGCCTCTTTGACCTCCCGCCCCTTCCGGACCCCCAGCCTCTCCTGGAGGATCCCATGTTAGAGCCGCAATTTGATGCGGGCCTTCAACTCGGGCCAGAGGACGGCGGCTCGCTCCCTTCTCCTTGCAGCAATCTGGAGGCCCTGGAATTCCAGGACAAGAGCAAGACCCTTCCTTCAAGAATGACAATCTCCTGTCTGGCAGAGCTCTCTGACAAAAAGAAACCCAAG GTTCCACCCCCAGTGCCCAAGAAACCAAACGTCCTTCTTCTTCCTTCCTCCGCCCACTCCTCAACTAACAGCGGGACAGACCGCCAGGCCACACCGACCGACAGCCCGGTGGGCCTTCCGTCTCCCGGAGATCCTTTCCCCCCAGAAAACATTCCCATAAGTCCTGAAATGTCAACACGAGATGAGAATCACTTGGGAGCAGACGCTTTGACGGAGTCTTCACTTCACTCTTCCCTGCTGGATTCCTCCCTAGCGGAGCCGGAAGAGAAAAGGGCCGCCACGGGGATTGAGCCAG ATGATGGCGTGGCCAGTGACAAAACGGTGCTTCACATTGTGGAGGAAACGGATGAAGGCTTCCTggccagcacgcctgcaacacACACCACCGAAGACCTGTTCACCATCATACACAG GTCCAAGCGAAAGGTTCTGGGTCGCAAGGAGCCTTCCGATTCCTTCGGAAGCCGCCAGAGTCTGACGTCTCCGGTCAAGCAGATGAACCCCACCGCGGGCGGCGGCCAGAGGTCCAGCTCCCGCAACGAGAACTTCATGGCCCTGCTGCAGAAGAAGGGCAGCAAGTCTTCCAGCGCGGGGACCAGGGTGTCCGCTGCCGAACTTCTCAAAAGCACAAACCCCTTGGCGCGACGTGTCCCCGAGCTCTCCGGCGAGGGGGGAGAGGTCCAATCTGGCCAAGGCAAAGTCAACGATCAGTGA